Proteins encoded together in one bacterium window:
- a CDS encoding aspartate aminotransferase family protein: protein MSALLPVYRPAEPVFVAGRGAYLIAEDGREYLDFASGIGVNALGYGDADIARAIVAAAETGLIHTSNLYRTRPAAELAADLVRLSFADAVFFCNSGAEANEGAFKFARRWARQIAQDKIEIVALEGSFHGRLFGSLAATDRPAFRAPFEPLMPGVRFVPPGDVDALRAAVSRERTAAIIAEPVQGEGGVRPLDAEYLRALRRVADEVEALLIFDEVQCGLGRTGRLFAYEESGVVPDLLTLAKPLAGGLPMGAVLLSARVAAAIQPGDHATTFGGGPFVASVARAVVRRISDPGFLADVRRKGERVRAALTALVGRGGVEEVRGRGLMWGIQLAAPAAPVVGRALEAGLLVITAGERVVRLLPPLSIPDADLERGLEILAEVLA, encoded by the coding sequence GTGAGTGCACTGTTGCCCGTCTACCGGCCTGCAGAGCCCGTTTTCGTCGCGGGTCGTGGCGCGTACCTCATCGCCGAGGACGGTCGCGAGTATCTCGACTTCGCCAGTGGGATCGGCGTCAACGCCCTCGGCTACGGCGACGCGGACATCGCCCGCGCCATCGTGGCCGCCGCGGAGACGGGTCTGATCCACACGTCGAACTTGTACCGCACGCGCCCGGCCGCCGAGCTCGCCGCCGATCTGGTGCGTCTCTCCTTTGCGGACGCGGTTTTCTTCTGCAACTCGGGCGCGGAGGCGAACGAGGGCGCGTTCAAGTTCGCGCGGCGCTGGGCGCGGCAGATCGCGCAGGACAAGATCGAGATCGTGGCCCTCGAGGGCTCGTTCCACGGCCGTCTGTTCGGCTCGCTCGCGGCGACGGACCGGCCCGCGTTCCGCGCCCCGTTCGAGCCGCTCATGCCGGGCGTGCGCTTCGTGCCGCCCGGCGATGTGGACGCGTTGCGTGCGGCGGTCTCTCGTGAGCGCACGGCGGCGATCATCGCGGAGCCGGTGCAGGGCGAGGGCGGTGTGCGGCCGCTGGATGCGGAGTACCTGCGCGCGCTGCGCCGGGTCGCGGATGAAGTCGAAGCGCTCTTGATCTTCGACGAGGTGCAGTGCGGTCTCGGGCGGACCGGGCGCCTCTTCGCGTACGAGGAGTCCGGCGTCGTTCCCGATCTCCTCACGCTCGCCAAACCACTCGCCGGCGGCTTGCCGATGGGCGCCGTCCTGCTCTCCGCGCGCGTCGCCGCGGCGATCCAGCCGGGCGACCACGCGACGACGTTCGGCGGCGGCCCGTTCGTGGCTTCGGTCGCGCGCGCCGTGGTGCGCCGCATCTCCGATCCCGGCTTCCTTGCCGACGTGCGCCGCAAGGGCGAGCGGGTCCGGGCCGCGCTCACGGCGCTCGTCGGTCGCGGCGGCGTGGAGGAGGTGCGTGGCCGCGGGCTGATGTGGGGGATCCAGCTCGCGGCCCCGGCTGCTCCGGTGGTCGGCCGCGCCCTCGAAGCCGGCTTGCTGGTCATCACCGCGGGCGAGCGCGTCGTCCGCTTGCTGCCACCCCTCTCGATCCCGGACGCCGACCTGGAGCGAGGGCTCGAGATCCTCGCGGAGGTCCTCGCGTGA
- the argH gene encoding argininosuccinate lyase, giving the protein MPASETIGDVDPAPPVPKGNGAAPHRLWGGRFATGPAPSLEELNRSLPVDGRLWREDIEASRAWVQALLRAGVLTQDEAHTLDQGLARVARRIAEEGTDGAADEDIHTLTERLLYEEVGEVAGKLHTGRSRNDQVATDTRLWALRACARLDEELRGLQAALVDKAAATVDLIIPAYTHIRRAQPVRVAHWLLAHFWALDRDRARLADAVERVAVLPLGSGAIAGCPFPIDRTLLKELLAFRSISPNSIDAVGDRDWIAELVFVAALTATHLSRLAEDLILYSSEEFGFVRLPEAYTTGSSLMPQKRNPDGLELARGKAARLAGDVGAVLAMLKGLPSGYQKDLQEDKAILFDALDTLAVLLPATRETVAGLEFDHERLRAAVSDETLLATDLADELVRRGVPFREAHAAVGKLVRRAEQAGIALSALPIEVWREAHPAFERDGSAPRLTPEDSVEARAVPGGTARSAVLAQLAAARARLT; this is encoded by the coding sequence ATGCCGGCGAGTGAGACCATCGGCGATGTGGACCCGGCGCCGCCGGTGCCGAAGGGGAACGGCGCCGCCCCGCACCGGCTGTGGGGTGGGCGGTTCGCGACGGGCCCGGCGCCGTCGCTGGAGGAACTGAACCGCAGCCTTCCGGTGGACGGGCGCCTCTGGCGCGAGGACATCGAGGCGAGCCGCGCGTGGGTGCAGGCGTTGCTGCGCGCCGGCGTCCTCACTCAGGACGAAGCACACACCCTCGACCAGGGCCTTGCCCGCGTCGCCCGACGCATCGCCGAAGAGGGCACGGACGGCGCGGCCGACGAAGACATCCACACCCTCACCGAACGACTCCTCTACGAAGAGGTCGGCGAAGTCGCCGGCAAACTGCACACCGGCCGTTCACGCAACGACCAGGTGGCCACGGACACGCGCCTCTGGGCGTTGCGCGCGTGCGCGCGGCTCGACGAGGAGCTGCGCGGCCTCCAGGCCGCCCTGGTGGACAAGGCCGCGGCGACGGTGGACCTCATCATTCCCGCGTACACGCACATCCGTCGCGCGCAGCCCGTGCGCGTCGCGCACTGGCTGCTCGCGCACTTCTGGGCCCTCGACCGCGACCGCGCCCGGCTCGCCGACGCCGTCGAGCGCGTGGCGGTGCTGCCGCTCGGCTCCGGCGCGATCGCCGGCTGCCCGTTCCCCATTGACCGCACGCTCCTCAAGGAGCTGCTGGCGTTCCGCTCCATTTCGCCCAACTCGATCGACGCGGTGGGCGACCGCGACTGGATCGCCGAGCTGGTGTTCGTGGCCGCTCTCACGGCCACGCACCTCTCCCGGCTCGCGGAGGACCTGATCCTCTACTCGAGCGAGGAGTTCGGCTTCGTCCGGCTCCCCGAGGCCTACACGACCGGCTCGAGCCTCATGCCGCAGAAGCGGAACCCGGACGGCCTGGAGCTCGCGCGCGGCAAGGCGGCGCGGCTCGCGGGGGACGTGGGCGCCGTGCTCGCCATGCTCAAGGGCCTGCCGTCCGGCTACCAGAAGGACCTCCAGGAGGACAAGGCCATCCTCTTCGACGCGCTGGACACGCTCGCAGTGCTCTTGCCCGCCACGCGCGAGACGGTCGCCGGGCTCGAGTTCGATCACGAGCGCCTCCGCGCCGCCGTTTCCGACGAGACGCTGCTCGCCACAGACCTCGCCGATGAACTGGTGCGCCGCGGCGTTCCGTTCCGTGAGGCGCACGCCGCGGTCGGCAAGCTCGTCCGCCGCGCGGAGCAGGCGGGGATTGCGCTCTCCGCGCTGCCCATCGAGGTCTGGCGCGAAGCGCACCCCGCGTTCGAGCGGGATGGCAGCGCGCCCCGCCTCACGCCCGAGGACTCGGTGGAGGCGCGGGCCGTGCCGGGCGGCACCGCGCGCTCGGCGGTGCTGGCGCAGCTCGCCGCCGCCCGCGCGCGCCTCACCTGA
- a CDS encoding GNAT family N-acetyltransferase (catalyzes the formation of N-acetyl-L-glutamate from acetyl-CoA and L-glutamate): MSTVVMLPVIHARAAEAAALVSSQPTAASAGAAEEPLPAPLVLVRRARRSDLPAMMELLDRYARRGLLLPRTPEQVRRQLADFVVAVDVTGVIGCAGLRRYPGRMGEIVGLAVEERCQGRGIGRHLVDALLDEARSLGLRRVFALTLQEGFFHRMGFRTTSVAEFPDKIALDCSGCAKRATCAEVAVVLDLDS, from the coding sequence GTGAGCACCGTCGTCATGCTGCCTGTGATCCATGCCCGGGCGGCGGAGGCCGCAGCGCTCGTATCGTCGCAGCCGACGGCGGCGTCCGCGGGGGCTGCGGAGGAGCCGTTGCCTGCGCCGTTGGTGCTGGTCCGGCGCGCCCGGCGCTCCGACCTGCCCGCGATGATGGAGCTGCTGGACCGCTACGCGCGGCGCGGGCTGCTGCTGCCGCGCACGCCGGAGCAGGTGCGCCGGCAGCTCGCGGACTTCGTCGTCGCCGTGGACGTGACGGGCGTCATCGGGTGCGCAGGCCTGCGCCGTTATCCCGGGCGGATGGGCGAAATCGTGGGCCTCGCCGTGGAGGAGCGGTGCCAGGGCAGGGGCATCGGCCGGCACCTTGTCGATGCGCTCCTGGACGAGGCGCGCTCACTGGGCTTGCGCCGCGTGTTCGCGCTCACGCTCCAGGAGGGCTTCTTCCACCGGATGGGCTTCCGCACCACGTCCGTGGCGGAATTCCCAGACAAGATCGCTCTGGATTGCAGCGGTTGTGCGAAGCGCGCCACGTGCGCCGAGGTCGCCGTGGTGCTCGACCTGGATTCCTGA
- the argR gene encoding arginine repressor — translation MNKRQRHALILELVERERIHSQEELRELLAEHGVDVAQATLSRDIRELRLVKVPDPEGRPYYTTTPETWQKSPALERLLPTLFVGAEGVGNLLLVKTLAGGAQPIAEAIDWEEWPEVLGTVAGDDTILVILRRARDLKAVQQRLEELAGFGAE, via the coding sequence ATGAACAAACGACAGCGTCACGCTCTCATCCTCGAGCTCGTCGAGAGAGAGCGGATCCACAGTCAGGAGGAACTCCGGGAGCTGCTCGCGGAGCACGGCGTGGACGTCGCCCAGGCCACCCTTTCCCGCGACATCCGCGAGCTGCGTCTCGTCAAGGTCCCGGATCCGGAGGGGCGCCCGTACTACACCACGACGCCCGAGACCTGGCAGAAGAGCCCCGCGCTGGAGCGGCTCCTGCCCACGCTCTTCGTGGGCGCCGAAGGCGTGGGCAACCTCCTGCTGGTCAAGACCCTCGCCGGCGGCGCCCAGCCCATTGCCGAGGCCATCGATTGGGAGGAGTGGCCCGAGGTCCTCGGCACCGTCGCCGGCGATGACACCATCCTCGTGATCCTGCGCAGGGCCCGGGACCTGAAAGCCGTCCAGCAGAGACTGGAGGAGTTGGCCGGCTTCGGGGCCGAATGA
- a CDS encoding transketolase produces the protein MARPAPRTTRTEEEIHALRDRATRIRRHIVQMLAKAGSGHPGGSLSAVEIVTALYFGGIMRYDPQRPDWPDRDRFILSKGHGVPVQYAAMAEAGFFPVSELETLRKIDSRLQGHPVYWSVPGIEASTGSLGQGLSIGLGMALAARLDGKDYRVFVLLGDGECQEGQVWEAAMAAGHHRPGNLVAIVDYNKYQLDGAIADIIDLDPFADKWRAMRWNVREIDGHDLNQVLSALEWAVEHGPACIIAHTIKGKGVSFMEGENAYHGVAPTEEELARALAELENALPRAERSIEREAAQYREEGR, from the coding sequence ATGGCAAGACCCGCGCCCCGCACGACGAGGACAGAAGAGGAGATCCACGCGCTGAGGGACCGCGCCACCCGGATCCGCCGCCACATCGTCCAGATGCTGGCCAAGGCCGGGAGCGGCCACCCCGGCGGCTCGCTGTCCGCGGTCGAGATCGTGACCGCGCTCTACTTCGGCGGCATCATGCGGTACGATCCGCAGCGCCCCGACTGGCCGGACCGTGACCGCTTCATCCTGTCCAAGGGCCACGGCGTGCCGGTCCAGTACGCGGCCATGGCCGAAGCCGGATTCTTCCCGGTCTCGGAGCTGGAGACGCTCCGTAAGATCGACAGCCGGCTCCAGGGCCACCCGGTCTACTGGAGCGTCCCGGGCATCGAGGCCTCCACCGGCTCCCTCGGCCAGGGCCTCTCCATCGGCCTGGGCATGGCCCTCGCCGCCCGCCTCGACGGCAAGGACTACCGCGTCTTCGTCCTCCTCGGCGACGGCGAGTGCCAGGAAGGCCAGGTCTGGGAGGCCGCCATGGCCGCGGGCCACCACCGGCCGGGCAACCTCGTCGCCATCGTCGACTACAACAAGTACCAGCTCGACGGCGCGATCGCGGACATCATCGACCTCGACCCGTTCGCAGACAAATGGCGCGCCATGCGCTGGAACGTCCGCGAGATCGACGGCCACGACCTCAACCAGGTCCTGAGCGCCCTCGAGTGGGCCGTCGAGCACGGACCGGCGTGCATCATCGCGCACACCATCAAGGGCAAGGGAGTCAGCTTCATGGAGGGTGAGAACGCGTACCACGGCGTCGCACCGACGGAAGAGGAGCTGGCCCGGGCGCTCGCGGAACTCGAGAACGCGCTGCCCAGGGCCGAGCGGTCCATCGAGCGCGAGGCCGCACAGTACCGCGAGGAGGGCCGGTGA
- a CDS encoding N-acetyl-gamma-glutamyl-phosphate reductase, with amino-acid sequence MNKYARAGILGASGYTGRELGRLLQRHPRYELCFATSETEAGQPVPGTALRYVRAEEAPLGEVDVVFSCLPHGESGAWALRALEAGAAVVDLSADLRGGEAGAVYGLPELWREAVRGARLVANPGCYPTGVLLALAPAVRRGLLDPDRPVIIDAASGVTGAGRSPKRELLFGEVAEDYRAYGVGNRHRHVPEMRRGLDRLSANGAVSFVFTPHLLPVRRGILETIYLPLASPMTAADAAQLWAEAYAGEPFIEVLGEELPGLQHVVGRNVVALGFAEIVDVAAPTLLLVAALDNLLKGAAGQALQNANLMLGLEETDGLPC; translated from the coding sequence ATGAATAAATACGCTCGCGCCGGGATCCTCGGCGCTTCGGGATACACGGGCCGGGAGCTCGGCCGACTGTTGCAGCGCCATCCTCGTTACGAGCTGTGCTTCGCCACGTCGGAGACGGAGGCGGGGCAGCCCGTGCCGGGGACGGCGCTCCGTTATGTGCGAGCGGAGGAGGCGCCGCTGGGGGAGGTGGATGTGGTGTTCTCGTGCCTGCCGCACGGTGAGTCGGGTGCGTGGGCACTGAGGGCGCTGGAGGCGGGTGCGGCGGTGGTGGATCTGTCCGCGGACCTGCGGGGCGGGGAGGCCGGTGCGGTGTACGGCCTGCCGGAGCTCTGGCGGGAGGCGGTGCGGGGCGCGCGGCTGGTGGCGAACCCGGGGTGCTACCCGACGGGGGTGCTGCTGGCGCTGGCGCCGGCGGTGCGGCGCGGGCTGCTGGATCCCGATCGGCCGGTGATCATCGATGCGGCGTCCGGGGTGACGGGCGCGGGGCGGTCGCCCAAGCGCGAGCTGCTCTTCGGCGAGGTGGCGGAGGACTACCGGGCGTACGGGGTGGGGAACCGTCACCGTCATGTCCCGGAAATGCGGCGGGGTCTGGACCGGCTCTCGGCCAACGGCGCCGTGAGCTTCGTGTTCACGCCGCACCTCCTGCCGGTGCGGCGGGGGATCCTCGAGACGATCTACCTGCCGCTGGCGTCGCCGATGACGGCGGCGGATGCGGCGCAGCTGTGGGCGGAGGCGTACGCTGGCGAGCCGTTCATCGAGGTGCTGGGCGAGGAGCTGCCGGGTCTCCAGCACGTGGTCGGGAGGAACGTGGTGGCGCTGGGCTTCGCGGAGATCGTGGATGTGGCCGCGCCGACGCTGCTCCTGGTCGCCGCGCTGGACAATCTGCTGAAGGGGGCTGCCGGCCAGGCGCTCCAGAACGCGAACCTCATGCTCGGGCTGGAAGAGACGGACGGGTTGCCGTGCTGA
- the argB gene encoding acetylglutamate kinase: MLNLRVVKIGGRAVADAGWLADVVARIAASGRPTVVVHGGGPEVTELSRQLGVPVSWHQGRRITTPEALRVATMVLSGWTNKRVVGALLDGGVEAVGLSGEDGALFLAEVVEGGKLGRVGRIVHVRTELIERLLGMGFVPVISPISRGVDGQPLNVNADDAAAAVAGALGAAELLFLTDVDGVHDGVGERAVLTLAEAATLIDSGVARDGMAVKLDAAAAALAAGVRSIRIGPPGLLDGTAAGTTLVQEAEAVA; encoded by the coding sequence GTGCTGAATCTGCGGGTGGTCAAGATCGGCGGCCGCGCGGTCGCGGACGCGGGCTGGTTGGCGGATGTCGTGGCGCGCATCGCGGCGAGCGGGCGGCCGACGGTCGTCGTTCACGGCGGCGGCCCGGAGGTCACGGAGCTGTCTCGCCAGCTCGGCGTGCCCGTCTCGTGGCATCAGGGGCGCCGGATCACGACGCCGGAAGCGCTGCGCGTGGCGACGATGGTGCTCTCGGGCTGGACGAACAAGCGCGTCGTCGGCGCGCTGCTGGATGGTGGCGTGGAGGCAGTGGGGCTCTCGGGCGAGGACGGCGCGCTGTTCCTGGCGGAGGTGGTGGAGGGCGGGAAGCTCGGGCGCGTGGGGCGCATCGTTCACGTGCGCACCGAGCTGATCGAGCGGCTGCTGGGCATGGGATTCGTTCCGGTCATCTCGCCGATCTCGCGGGGGGTGGATGGGCAGCCGCTGAACGTGAACGCGGACGACGCCGCGGCCGCCGTCGCGGGCGCGCTCGGCGCGGCAGAGCTGCTCTTCCTCACGGACGTGGACGGAGTGCACGACGGCGTGGGTGAGCGCGCGGTGCTGACCCTCGCGGAGGCAGCGACGTTGATCGACTCGGGCGTCGCGCGAGACGGCATGGCGGTGAAGTTGGATGCGGCCGCCGCCGCGCTGGCGGCCGGCGTGCGCTCCATCCGGATCGGTCCGCCGGGCCTCCTGGACGGCACCGCGGCCGGGACCACGCTCGTCCAGGAAGCGGAGGCGGTCGCGTGA
- the aroF gene encoding 3-deoxy-7-phosphoheptulonate synthase — MIIVTRPDITEAELDHLRERIEALGLRTHVSRGEQRIIVGCIGDEERLEGVPLLSIPGVERVMPVLKPYKLAAREFTAQRTVVRVGAAQIGGPELAVIAGPCSVENLEMLRETATAVRRAGARMLRGGAFKPRTSPYSFRGLGERALEMLAEVRQETGLPVVTEVMDTRQVELVARYADMLQIGARNMQNFSLLQEVGRTHRPVLLKRGLSATIKDLLLAAEYIMSQGNMNVVLCERGIRTFETATRNTFDLAAIPVLKQETHLPVIADPSHAGGRRDLVGPLAYAAVAAGADGLLIEVHPRPEEALSDGDQSLSLSEFDEVMAGVREFARVAGRHVPVAEAVAA, encoded by the coding sequence ATGATCATCGTGACCAGACCGGACATCACCGAAGCGGAGCTGGACCACCTACGGGAGCGGATCGAGGCGCTAGGGCTGCGGACGCACGTCTCGCGAGGGGAGCAGCGGATCATCGTGGGGTGCATCGGCGACGAGGAGCGGCTCGAGGGTGTCCCCCTCCTCTCGATCCCGGGCGTCGAGCGCGTCATGCCCGTGCTCAAGCCGTACAAGCTCGCGGCGCGCGAGTTCACGGCGCAGCGGACGGTGGTGCGGGTGGGCGCGGCGCAGATCGGTGGCCCGGAGCTGGCCGTCATCGCGGGTCCGTGCTCGGTCGAGAACCTGGAGATGCTGCGGGAGACGGCCACGGCGGTGCGGCGGGCGGGCGCCCGCATGCTCCGGGGCGGCGCCTTCAAGCCGCGCACCTCGCCGTACTCGTTCCGCGGTCTGGGTGAGCGGGCGCTCGAGATGCTGGCGGAGGTGCGTCAGGAGACGGGGCTGCCGGTGGTGACGGAGGTCATGGACACGCGGCAGGTGGAGCTGGTGGCGCGCTACGCCGACATGCTGCAGATCGGCGCGCGGAACATGCAGAACTTCTCCCTCCTCCAGGAGGTAGGTCGAACGCATCGGCCGGTGCTGCTGAAGCGCGGCCTTTCGGCGACGATCAAAGACCTGCTGCTCGCCGCCGAGTACATCATGAGCCAGGGCAACATGAACGTGGTCCTTTGCGAGCGAGGGATCCGCACGTTCGAGACGGCGACGCGCAACACGTTCGACCTCGCCGCGATCCCGGTGCTCAAGCAGGAGACCCACCTGCCGGTCATCGCGGACCCCAGCCATGCGGGCGGCCGGCGGGACCTGGTGGGGCCGCTGGCGTACGCGGCCGTGGCCGCCGGCGCGGACGGCCTGCTGATCGAGGTGCACCCCCGTCCGGAAGAGGCGCTCTCGGACGGCGATCAGTCCCTCTCCCTGTCCGAGTTCGACGAGGTGATGGCTGGCGTGCGAGAGTTCGCGAGGGTGGCGGGGCGGCACGTGCCGGTGGCGGAGGCGGTGGCGGCGTGA
- a CDS encoding argininosuccinate synthase, producing the protein MTVVLAYSGGLDTSIIVPWLREQYGAEVVCLVADVGQGEELNGLEERARKQGAVACVIQDLREAFVREAIFPTLRAGAIYARKYLLGTSMARPIIARAQAELALRIGADALAHGCTGKGNDQVRFELTYAAFAPHLRVIAPWREWDIRSREDALAYAAARGIEVPATKEKIYSRDRNLWHISHEGGPLEDPANEPPADMFLLTRSPEEAPDRPLYIEIGFESGYPVTVDGEPLGPVALLERLNEIGGEYGIGRVDVIEDRLVGMKSRGVYETPGGTLLYTAHRELEQLVLDRRTLALKDQLAQRYADLVYEGRWWSTEREALDALVDRTQRYVTGTVRLKLYKGNIIIAGRTSPCSLYDEKLASFGESDYDHADAAGFIRLFSLPTRAEALQNAARHAAEPAGVKPGADAAIEELLAHAASVRNGA; encoded by the coding sequence ATGACCGTTGTGCTCGCGTATTCGGGCGGGCTGGACACCTCGATCATCGTGCCGTGGCTGCGCGAGCAGTACGGCGCGGAGGTCGTTTGCCTCGTCGCCGACGTCGGCCAGGGCGAGGAGTTGAATGGGCTGGAGGAGCGCGCACGCAAGCAAGGCGCCGTGGCGTGCGTGATCCAGGACCTGCGCGAGGCGTTCGTGCGCGAGGCGATCTTCCCGACGCTGCGCGCCGGCGCGATCTACGCGCGCAAGTACCTGCTCGGCACATCGATGGCGCGGCCGATCATCGCCCGGGCGCAGGCGGAGCTTGCGCTGCGCATCGGCGCCGACGCGCTGGCGCACGGCTGCACGGGCAAGGGGAACGACCAGGTCCGCTTCGAGCTGACGTACGCCGCCTTCGCGCCGCATCTGCGGGTGATCGCGCCGTGGCGCGAGTGGGACATCCGCTCGCGCGAGGACGCGCTGGCCTACGCTGCCGCGCGTGGCATCGAGGTGCCGGCGACCAAGGAGAAGATCTACTCCCGGGACCGCAACCTCTGGCACATCTCGCATGAGGGCGGGCCGCTCGAGGATCCGGCCAACGAGCCGCCAGCGGACATGTTCCTGCTGACGCGCTCGCCCGAGGAGGCGCCGGACCGGCCGCTCTACATCGAGATCGGCTTCGAGTCCGGCTATCCGGTCACGGTGGATGGCGAGCCGCTGGGTCCGGTCGCGTTGCTCGAGCGTCTCAACGAGATCGGCGGCGAGTACGGCATCGGCCGCGTGGATGTGATCGAGGATCGCCTGGTGGGCATGAAGTCCCGCGGCGTGTACGAGACGCCGGGCGGCACGCTGCTCTACACCGCGCACCGGGAGCTGGAGCAGCTCGTGCTCGACCGGCGCACGCTCGCGCTCAAGGACCAGCTCGCCCAGCGCTACGCGGACCTCGTGTACGAGGGGCGCTGGTGGAGCACGGAGCGCGAGGCGCTGGATGCGCTGGTGGACCGGACGCAGCGCTACGTGACCGGGACGGTGCGCCTGAAGCTGTACAAGGGCAACATCATCATCGCCGGACGCACGAGCCCGTGCTCGCTCTACGACGAGAAGCTGGCCTCGTTCGGCGAGAGCGACTACGACCACGCGGATGCGGCGGGCTTCATCCGGCTCTTCTCGCTGCCCACGCGCGCGGAGGCGTTGCAGAACGCGGCGCGCCACGCGGCAGAGCCGGCCGGCGTGAAGCCCGGCGCCGACGCCGCCATCGAGGAGTTGCTCGCGCACGCGGCCAGCGTACGGAACGGAGCCTGA
- a CDS encoding transketolase, producing MNELFPGFKLGKATRDAYGEALRDLGREHDDIVVLDADLAKSTKSSLFAEEIPDRFFNVGIQEANMVGMAGGFAACGKVPFISSFACFLILKGFDQLRMAVAYPRLNVKVAGSHGGISPGEDGASQQSVEDVALACSLPGFVVCVPCDEFQMRAAVRAAYRHRGPVYLRLGRPKVPLVYDAEPADFEFGRATQLREGRDATIIANGLMVAAAIVAHERLAQEGIHVRVLDMATVKPLDEEAVRRAAVETGAIVTAEEHLVHGGLGARVAQAVARLQPVPMEFVGLDDTYAESGAPEALLRKYGLTADHIAVAVRRVLDRRRNGAR from the coding sequence GTGAACGAGCTGTTCCCGGGCTTCAAGCTGGGCAAGGCCACCCGCGACGCCTACGGCGAGGCGTTGCGGGACCTGGGGCGTGAGCACGACGACATCGTCGTCCTCGACGCCGACCTCGCCAAGAGCACCAAGAGCTCGCTCTTCGCCGAGGAGATCCCCGACCGGTTCTTCAACGTCGGCATCCAGGAAGCCAACATGGTCGGGATGGCGGGTGGCTTCGCGGCCTGCGGCAAGGTCCCGTTCATCTCGAGCTTCGCCTGCTTCCTCATCCTCAAGGGCTTCGACCAGCTCCGTATGGCGGTCGCCTACCCGCGGCTCAACGTCAAGGTCGCGGGCAGCCACGGCGGCATCTCGCCGGGCGAGGACGGCGCCAGCCAGCAGTCGGTCGAAGACGTCGCGCTTGCCTGTAGCCTGCCCGGCTTCGTCGTCTGCGTCCCGTGTGACGAGTTCCAGATGCGCGCGGCCGTGCGCGCCGCGTACCGGCACCGCGGCCCCGTCTACCTGCGGCTCGGCCGTCCCAAGGTCCCGCTGGTGTACGACGCAGAGCCCGCCGACTTCGAATTCGGACGCGCGACGCAGCTCCGCGAAGGCCGCGACGCGACCATCATCGCCAACGGACTCATGGTCGCCGCCGCGATCGTCGCCCACGAGCGCCTCGCGCAGGAGGGCATCCACGTCCGCGTGCTCGACATGGCCACCGTCAAGCCGCTGGATGAGGAGGCGGTGCGCCGCGCGGCGGTCGAGACCGGCGCCATCGTGACCGCCGAGGAGCACCTCGTGCACGGCGGCCTCGGCGCGCGCGTCGCCCAGGCGGTGGCGCGGCTGCAGCCGGTGCCGATGGAGTTCGTGGGGCTCGACGACACGTACGCCGAGAGCGGCGCGCCGGAGGCGCTCCTCCGCAAGTACGGTCTCACGGCGGACCACATCGCGGTCGCGGTGCGGCGCGTGCTCGACCGGCGACGGAACGGCGCGAGGTAG
- a CDS encoding ribose 5-phosphate isomerase A, which translates to MSDREALKRRAAERALDWVEDGMVLGLGTGSTVRHFLELLGERLRDGALKDVTGVPTSWDTAERATALGIPLVTLEERPRLDLAVDGADEVDPGLDLIKGLGGALLWEKIVAAAAGQLVIIVDDSKLVQRLGEKAPLPVEVVPFGWTTHLSALERLGARAVLRVDAAGKPFVTDGGHYILDCRFESGIPDPAALDAALQRRPGVVETGLFLGMADAVVVAGEAGVRVIRRTGSGS; encoded by the coding sequence ATGAGCGATCGTGAAGCCCTCAAGCGGCGAGCGGCCGAGCGGGCGCTGGATTGGGTCGAGGACGGCATGGTGCTCGGCCTCGGCACCGGCTCGACCGTCCGGCATTTCCTCGAACTGCTCGGCGAGCGGTTGCGCGATGGCGCACTGAAGGATGTCACCGGCGTGCCGACGTCGTGGGACACCGCCGAGCGCGCGACGGCGCTCGGCATCCCGCTCGTCACGCTCGAGGAGCGGCCGCGGCTGGATCTCGCGGTGGATGGCGCCGACGAGGTCGATCCCGGGCTCGACCTGATCAAAGGCCTGGGCGGCGCGCTGCTGTGGGAGAAGATCGTGGCGGCCGCCGCCGGGCAACTCGTCATCATCGTGGACGACAGCAAGCTGGTTCAGCGCCTCGGCGAGAAGGCGCCGCTGCCGGTCGAGGTCGTGCCGTTCGGCTGGACCACGCATCTCTCGGCCCTGGAGCGGCTCGGCGCCCGGGCCGTGCTGCGGGTGGATGCCGCCGGCAAGCCGTTCGTCACGGACGGCGGCCACTACATCCTGGACTGCCGTTTCGAGAGCGGGATCCCGGATCCCGCCGCGCTCGACGCGGCGCTGCAGCGCCGGCCGGGCGTCGTCGAGACGGGGCTGTTCCTGGGGATGGCCGACGCCGTGGTCGTCGCGGGCGAGGCCGGTGTGCGGGTGATCCGGCGAACCGGGTCGGGCTCATGA